In the Pseudomonadota bacterium genome, one interval contains:
- the rpsT gene encoding 30S ribosomal protein S20, whose amino-acid sequence MANHKSALKRQRQSLVRRENNRAMKSRVKKAIKAINSAVEQNQVDAARAALAVAVPVIAKAGKGTIHKKNASRSISRLTRRVNAISQ is encoded by the coding sequence TTGGCTAATCATAAATCTGCCTTGAAAAGGCAACGTCAGAGTCTGGTCCGTCGTGAAAACAACAGGGCGATGAAATCCAGAGTAAAGAAAGCAATCAAGGCGATTAATTCCGCGGTTGAACAGAACCAGGTTGACGCTGCGCGCGCCGCCCTCGCCGTCGCCGTGCCGGTGATTGCCAAAGCCGGCAAAGGGACCATTCACAAAAAGAACGCCTCCCGGAGCATTTCCAGGCTGACCAGGCGGGTCAACGCAATTTCCCAGTAA